A stretch of Helicobacter pylori DNA encodes these proteins:
- the asd gene encoding aspartate-semialdehyde dehydrogenase, whose product MKTYNVAIVGASGSVGQELIKGLENSFFPIKKFVPLASARSAGKKIKAFNKDYEILETTHEVFEREKIDIAFFSAGGSVSEEFATSASKTALVVDNTSFFRLHKDVPLVVPEINAKEIFNAPLNIIANPNCSTIQMTQILNPLHLHFKIKSVIVSTYQAVSGAGNKGIESLKNELKTALECLEKDPAIDLNQILQAGAFPYPIAFNAIAHIDTFKENGYTKEELKMVHETHKIMGVDFPISATCVRVPVLRSHSESLSIAFEKEFDLKEVYEVLKNAPSVVVCDDPSHNLYPTPLKASHTDSVFIGRLRKDLFDEKTLHGFCVADQLRVGAATNALKIALHYIKNA is encoded by the coding sequence ATGAAGACTTATAATGTCGCTATTGTTGGGGCCAGTGGGTCGGTAGGCCAAGAGCTGATTAAGGGTTTAGAAAATTCTTTTTTCCCGATTAAAAAATTTGTCCCGCTCGCTAGTGCTAGGAGCGCTGGTAAAAAGATCAAAGCTTTCAATAAAGATTATGAGATTTTAGAAACCACGCATGAAGTTTTTGAAAGAGAAAAAATAGACATCGCCTTTTTTAGCGCTGGGGGGAGCGTGAGCGAAGAATTTGCCACAAGCGCTTCAAAAACGGCCTTAGTGGTTGATAACACGAGCTTTTTTAGATTGCATAAAGATGTGCCTTTAGTCGTGCCTGAAATCAACGCTAAAGAAATTTTTAACGCTCCTTTAAATATCATCGCTAACCCTAATTGCTCTACCATTCAAATGACGCAGATTTTAAACCCCTTACACCTTCATTTTAAGATAAAAAGCGTGATTGTTAGCACCTATCAGGCCGTGAGTGGGGCAGGGAATAAGGGCATAGAGAGTTTAAAAAATGAATTAAAAACCGCTTTAGAGTGTTTGGAAAAAGACCCCGCTATTGATTTAAACCAAATCTTGCAAGCTGGGGCTTTCCCTTACCCGATCGCTTTCAATGCGATCGCTCATATTGATACTTTTAAGGAGAATGGCTACACGAAAGAAGAGCTAAAAATGGTGCATGAAACCCATAAAATCATGGGCGTGGATTTCCCTATCAGCGCGACTTGCGTGCGCGTGCCGGTATTGAGGAGCCATAGCGAGAGTTTGAGTATCGCTTTTGAAAAAGAATTCGATCTTAAAGAAGTCTATGAAGTTTTAAAAAACGCCCCTAGCGTGGTTGTTTGCGATGATCCTAGCCACAATCTCTACCCCACGCCCCTAAAAGCGAGCCACACGGATAGCGTCTTTATAGGGCGCTTGAGAAAGGATTTGTTTGATGAGAAAACTTTGCACGGCTTTTGCGTGGCGGATCAATTAAGAGTGGGGGCAGCCACCAATGCGCTCAAGATCGCTCTGCATTACATTAAGAACGCTTGA
- a CDS encoding 2-hydroxymuconate tautomerase family protein, with protein MPFINIKLVPENGGPTNEQKQQLIEGVSDLMVKVLNKNKASVVVIIDEVDSNNYGLGGESVHHLRQKN; from the coding sequence ATGCCGTTTATCAATATCAAACTTGTGCCAGAAAATGGAGGACCAACAAACGAGCAAAAACAGCAATTGATTGAAGGGGTTTCAGATTTGATGGTTAAGGTGTTAAACAAAAATAAGGCTTCTGTTGTGGTTATTATAGATGAGGTCGATTCTAATAATTATGGTCTTGGGGGCGAGAGCGTCCATCATTTGAGGCAAAAAAACTGA
- the recR gene encoding recombination mediator RecR → MNTYKNSLNHFLNLVDCLEKIPNVGKKSAFKMAYHLGLENPYLALKITHALENALENLKTCASCNALSESEVCEICSDGSRQNSQLCMVLHPRDVFILEDLKDFLGRYYVLNSIEEVDFNALEKRLIEENIKEIIFAFPPTLANDSLMLYIEDKLQRFHLTFTKIAQGVPTGVNFENIDSVSLSRAFNSRIKA, encoded by the coding sequence ATGAATACTTATAAAAACAGCTTGAATCACTTTTTAAATTTAGTGGATTGTTTAGAAAAAATCCCCAATGTGGGTAAAAAGTCTGCCTTCAAAATGGCGTATCATTTGGGTTTGGAAAACCCTTATCTGGCACTCAAGATCACGCACGCTTTAGAAAACGCCCTAGAAAACCTTAAAACATGTGCATCTTGTAACGCGCTCAGCGAGAGTGAAGTTTGTGAGATTTGCTCTGATGGGAGCCGGCAAAATTCTCAGCTTTGCATGGTTTTACACCCAAGAGACGTGTTTATTTTAGAAGACTTAAAGGATTTTTTAGGGCGCTATTATGTGTTAAATTCTATAGAAGAAGTGGATTTTAACGCCCTAGAAAAACGCCTGATTGAAGAAAACATTAAAGAAATCATTTTTGCTTTCCCTCCCACTTTAGCCAATGATTCTCTAATGCTTTATATTGAAGATAAATTACAACGATTCCATCTCACTTTCACTAAAATCGCTCAAGGCGTGCCTACTGGAGTGAATTTTGAAAACATTGACTCCGTTTCGCTCTCAAGGGCGTTTAATTCAAGGATCAAAGCATGA
- the truD gene encoding tRNA pseudouridine(13) synthase TruD, protein MNLNFMPLLHAYNHASIDFHFNSSARDFCVHEVPLYEFSNTGEHAVIQVRKSGLSTLEMLQIFSQILGVKIAELGYAGLKDKNALTTQFISLPKKYAPLLEKNTHNLQERNLKILSLNYHHNKIKLGHLKGNRFFMRFKKMTPLNAQKTKQVLEQIAQFGMPNYFGSQRFGKFNDNHKEGLKILQNETKFAHQKLNAFLISSYQSYLFNSLLSKRLEISKIISDFSLKENLEFFKQKNLSVNSNALKALKNQAHPFKILEGDVMCHYPYGKFFDALKLEKESERFLNKEAAPTGLLDGKKALYAKNLSLEIEKEFQHNLLSSHAKTLGSRRFFWVFAENVTSQYIKEKAQFELGFYLPKGSYASALLKEIKHEKGENNDEF, encoded by the coding sequence ATGAATTTAAACTTTATGCCCCTATTGCACGCCTATAACCATGCGAGCATTGATTTTCATTTCAATTCTAGCGCTAGGGATTTTTGCGTGCATGAAGTGCCTTTGTATGAATTTAGCAACACGGGCGAACATGCCGTTATTCAAGTGAGAAAAAGCGGTTTAAGCACTTTAGAAATGCTTCAAATTTTTTCTCAAATTTTAGGGGTAAAAATCGCTGAATTGGGTTATGCGGGCTTGAAAGATAAAAACGCGCTGACGACTCAATTCATCTCACTCCCCAAAAAATACGCCCCTTTATTAGAAAAAAATACGCATAATTTGCAAGAAAGAAACCTTAAAATCCTGTCTTTGAATTACCATCATAATAAAATCAAATTAGGGCATTTAAAGGGTAATCGCTTTTTTATGCGCTTTAAAAAAATGACCCCCCTAAACGCTCAAAAAACAAAGCAGGTTTTAGAACAAATCGCGCAATTTGGCATGCCTAATTATTTTGGCTCGCAACGCTTTGGGAAGTTCAATGACAACCATAAAGAGGGTTTAAAAATCTTGCAAAATGAAACGAAATTCGCCCATCAAAAATTAAACGCTTTTTTAATTTCAAGCTATCAAAGTTATTTGTTTAATTCACTTTTAAGCAAACGATTAGAAATCAGTAAAATCATTAGCGATTTTAGCCTAAAAGAAAATTTAGAATTTTTTAAACAAAAAAATTTAAGCGTTAATTCAAACGCCCTAAAAGCCCTTAAAAACCAAGCCCACCCTTTTAAAATTTTAGAAGGCGATGTGATGTGCCATTACCCTTATGGGAAGTTTTTTGACGCTTTAAAATTAGAAAAAGAAAGCGAAAGGTTTTTGAACAAAGAAGCTGCGCCTACGGGGTTACTAGACGGCAAAAAGGCTCTTTATGCAAAAAATTTGAGTTTAGAAATTGAAAAAGAATTCCAGCATAACCTTTTAAGTAGCCATGCTAAAACGCTAGGATCCAGGCGGTTTTTTTGGGTGTTTGCAGAAAATGTAACTTCCCAATATATCAAAGAAAAAGCGCAATTTGAATTGGGATTTTACTTGCCTAAAGGGAGTTATGCGAGCGCGTTGCTCAAAGAAATCAAGCATGAGAAAGGAGAAAATAATGACGAATTTTGA
- the htpX gene encoding zinc metalloprotease HtpX, whose protein sequence is MTNFEKIIAQNRLKTNAVLTTYCAIFAFIGLLVDAIRINANDLGIALFKLMTFQIFPTITIVMFLAAFVIILVCIQNFSSIMLSGDEYKLIDPSKVLSSKENQIHRLLLELLEEANLHFEPKLYIINAPYMNAFASGWDESNSLIALTSALIERLDRDELKAVIAHELSHIRHNDIRLTMCVGILSNIMLLVANFSVYFFMGNRKNSGANLARMILLGLQIILPFLTLILQMYLSRTREYMADSGAAFLMHDNKPMIRALQKISNDYTNNDYKEIDKNSTRSAAYLFNAEMFSTHPSIKNRIQSLRKRVI, encoded by the coding sequence ATGACGAATTTTGAAAAGATTATCGCGCAAAACAGGCTCAAAACGAACGCGGTTTTAACCACTTATTGTGCGATTTTTGCTTTTATCGGGTTGTTGGTGGATGCTATTAGAATCAACGCTAATGATTTAGGCATAGCCCTTTTTAAACTCATGACTTTTCAAATTTTTCCTACGATCACTATTGTCATGTTTTTAGCGGCTTTTGTCATTATTCTTGTTTGTATCCAAAATTTTAGCTCTATCATGTTAAGCGGTGATGAATACAAGCTCATTGACCCAAGCAAGGTTTTAAGCTCTAAAGAAAATCAAATCCATCGCCTTTTGTTAGAGCTTTTAGAAGAGGCTAATCTTCATTTTGAGCCTAAACTTTATATCATTAACGCCCCTTACATGAACGCTTTTGCGAGCGGGTGGGATGAATCTAATTCTCTTATCGCTCTTACAAGCGCTTTAATAGAAAGATTGGATAGAGACGAATTGAAAGCCGTGATCGCTCATGAGCTCAGCCACATACGGCACAATGACATCCGCTTGACCATGTGCGTGGGGATTTTAAGCAATATCATGCTGTTAGTGGCTAATTTTAGCGTGTATTTTTTCATGGGGAATCGCAAGAATAGTGGGGCGAATTTAGCCCGAATGATTTTATTGGGTTTACAGATCATTTTGCCTTTTTTAACGCTTATTTTGCAAATGTATTTGAGCCGCACACGAGAATACATGGCCGATAGCGGGGCGGCGTTTTTAATGCATGACAATAAGCCCATGATCAGAGCCTTACAAAAAATTTCCAACGATTACACCAACAACGATTATAAAGAAATAGATAAAAATAGCACCCGATCAGCGGCCTATCTTTTTAACGCTGAAATGTTTAGCACCCACCCTAGCATTAAAAATCGTATCCAATCCTTAAGAAAGCGTGTGATTTAA
- the folE gene encoding GTP cyclohydrolase I FolE yields the protein MENFFNQFFENIGEDKNREGLKETPKRVQELWKFLYKGYKEDPRVALKSAYFQGVCDEMIVAQNIEFYSTCEHHLLPFFGNISVGYIPKEKIVGISTIAKLIEIYSKRLQIQERLTTQIAETFDEIIEPRGVIVVCEAKHLCMSMQGVQKQNAIIKTSVLRGLFKKDPKTRAEFMQLLKS from the coding sequence ATGGAAAATTTTTTCAACCAATTTTTTGAAAACATCGGCGAAGACAAGAATCGAGAAGGTTTGAAAGAGACGCCTAAAAGGGTTCAAGAATTATGGAAATTCTTGTATAAAGGCTATAAAGAAGACCCTAGAGTGGCTTTAAAAAGCGCGTATTTTCAGGGCGTTTGCGATGAAATGATAGTGGCTCAAAACATTGAATTTTACTCCACTTGCGAGCACCATTTGCTCCCTTTTTTTGGGAATATTAGCGTGGGATATATCCCTAAGGAAAAGATTGTAGGCATTAGCACGATCGCTAAACTCATTGAAATTTATAGCAAACGCCTACAAATCCAAGAAAGGCTGACCACTCAAATTGCAGAAACTTTTGATGAAATCATAGAGCCAAGGGGTGTGATCGTGGTTTGTGAAGCCAAACATTTGTGCATGAGCATGCAAGGGGTGCAAAAGCAAAATGCGATCATTAAAACAAGCGTGTTAAGAGGCCTCTTCAAAAAAGACCCTAAAACCAGAGCTGAATTTATGCAACTCTTAAAATCTTAG
- a CDS encoding polyprenyl synthetase family protein — MNSPNLSFYYNECERFESFLKNHHLHPESFHPYLEKAFFEMVLNGGKRFRPKLFLAVLCSLVGQKDYSNQQTEYFKIALSIECLHTYSLIHDDLPCMDNASLRRNHPTLHAKYDETTAVLIGDALNTYSFELLSNALLESRIIVELIKILSANGGIKGMILGQALDCYFENTPLNLEQLTFLHEHKTAKLISASLVMGLVASGIKDEELFKWLQAFGLKTGLCFQVLDDIIDVTQDEKESGKTTHLDSAKNSFVNLLGLEKASGYAQTLKTEVLNDLNLLKPAYPLLQENLNALLNTLFKGKT, encoded by the coding sequence ATGAATAGCCCTAATTTATCCTTTTATTATAATGAGTGCGAGCGTTTTGAAAGCTTTTTAAAAAACCATCATTTACACCCTGAAAGCTTCCACCCTTATTTGGAAAAAGCCTTTTTTGAAATGGTGCTTAATGGAGGTAAAAGGTTCCGCCCCAAGCTTTTTTTAGCCGTGCTTTGCTCTTTAGTGGGTCAAAAAGATTATTCTAACCAACAAACAGAATATTTTAAAATCGCTTTAAGCATTGAATGCTTGCACACTTATTCGCTCATCCATGACGATTTGCCATGCATGGATAACGCCTCTTTAAGGAGAAACCACCCCACTTTACACGCCAAATACGATGAAACCACAGCCGTTTTAATCGGCGATGCGCTCAACACCTACTCTTTTGAATTGCTTTCAAACGCTTTATTAGAAAGCCGTATCATTGTGGAATTAATCAAAATCTTAAGCGCTAATGGGGGGATTAAAGGCATGATCTTAGGGCAGGCTTTGGATTGCTATTTTGAAAACACGCCCTTAAATTTAGAGCAGCTCACTTTCTTACACGAGCATAAAACCGCTAAATTGATTAGTGCGAGCTTGGTGATGGGGCTTGTTGCAAGCGGTATTAAAGATGAAGAGCTTTTTAAATGGCTTCAGGCTTTTGGGTTAAAAACGGGTCTTTGTTTTCAAGTGCTAGATGATATTATAGATGTTACGCAAGATGAAAAAGAAAGCGGTAAAACCACTCATTTAGACAGCGCTAAAAACAGCTTTGTGAATTTATTGGGGCTAGAGAAGGCAAGCGGTTACGCCCAAACTTTAAAAACAGAGGTTTTAAACGATTTAAATCTGTTGAAACCCGCTTATCCTTTATTGCAAGAAAATTTAAACGCATTATTGAACACTCTATTTAAAGGCAAGACATGA
- the surE gene encoding 5'/3'-nucleotidase SurE yields MKKILLTNDDGYHAKGIKALEQALENMAEIYVVAPKHEKSACSQCITITAPLRAEKIKGKEGRHYRIDDGTPSDCVYLAINELFKHVCFDLVISGINLGSNMGEDTIYSGTVAGAIEGTIQGVPSIAISQILSNKNKNTPLSFDLAQKIIQDLVQNIFKNGYPLKGRKLLNVNVPNCSLQEYQGERITPKGYRLYKKEVHKRTDPKNESYFWLGLHPLEWQKRENEDRLSDFDAIASNHASITPLNLDLTSYDDLKSLESWHEGMLK; encoded by the coding sequence ATGAAAAAAATTCTACTCACCAATGATGATGGCTACCATGCAAAAGGCATTAAAGCTTTAGAACAAGCTTTAGAAAACATGGCAGAAATCTATGTGGTCGCCCCCAAGCATGAAAAAAGCGCATGCTCGCAATGCATCACTATCACCGCGCCTTTGAGAGCGGAGAAAATTAAGGGCAAAGAAGGCCGGCATTACAGGATTGATGATGGCACGCCGAGCGATTGCGTGTATCTGGCGATCAATGAGTTGTTTAAACATGTTTGTTTTGATTTGGTGATTTCAGGGATCAATCTTGGCTCTAACATGGGCGAAGACACGATTTATTCAGGAACGGTGGCCGGAGCGATTGAAGGCACGATTCAGGGCGTGCCTTCCATTGCGATTTCTCAAATCCTTTCTAACAAAAACAAAAACACTCCCTTAAGTTTTGATTTGGCTCAAAAGATCATCCAGGATTTAGTCCAAAACATTTTCAAAAACGGCTATCCTTTAAAAGGGCGCAAACTCCTGAATGTGAATGTCCCTAATTGCTCCTTACAAGAATATCAGGGCGAACGCATCACCCCTAAGGGCTATAGGCTGTATAAAAAAGAAGTGCATAAACGAACAGACCCCAAAAATGAAAGCTATTTTTGGCTAGGGTTACACCCCTTAGAATGGCAAAAGCGTGAAAATGAAGACAGACTCTCTGATTTTGACGCTATTGCTTCAAACCATGCCTCTATCACGCCTTTAAATTTAGACTTAACCAGTTATGATGATCTAAAAAGCTTGGAATCTTGGCATGAGGGAATGTTAAAGTGA
- a CDS encoding 6-pyruvoyl trahydropterin synthase family protein has translation MVIRRLYKFCASHVVRNCSSLKCAQNIHGHNYEVEVFIETNRLDNANMALDFGLMQQEMQTFIDSFDHAHHFWDKESTEFQRFIENHCVRYVKCSFNLSAESYALMFLYYLSRILQKSVFSNNEGELKVSSVRVHETKNGYAESFLKDLENPHFKSLVHNHCVSFSQGIQNLWHDKDFFNKIISDEKQCFFHAKPLHQIP, from the coding sequence ATGGTTATCAGGCGATTGTATAAATTTTGCGCTAGCCATGTGGTGCGTAATTGCTCTTCTTTAAAATGCGCTCAAAATATCCATGGGCATAATTATGAAGTGGAAGTCTTTATTGAAACCAACCGCTTAGATAACGCGAACATGGCGTTAGATTTTGGGTTGATGCAGCAAGAAATGCAAACCTTTATAGACTCCTTTGATCATGCCCATCATTTTTGGGATAAAGAAAGCACTGAGTTTCAGCGTTTTATAGAAAATCATTGCGTTCGTTACGTGAAATGCTCGTTTAATTTGAGCGCAGAGAGTTACGCCCTCATGTTTTTATACTACCTTTCAAGGATTTTACAAAAAAGCGTTTTTTCTAATAATGAAGGGGAGTTAAAAGTCTCTAGCGTGCGCGTGCATGAGACTAAAAACGGCTACGCTGAAAGCTTTTTAAAAGATTTAGAAAACCCTCATTTTAAATCTTTAGTGCATAATCATTGCGTTTCATTTTCGCAAGGCATTCAAAATTTGTGGCATGATAAGGACTTTTTCAATAAAATCATTAGCGATGAAAAACAATGCTTTTTCCACGCTAAACCCTTACACCAAATCCCATGA
- a CDS encoding 7-carboxy-7-deazaguanine synthase QueE — protein MKLPVVESFFSLQGEGQRIGKPSLFLRLGGCNLSCKGFNCKTSLNDEILTGCDSLYAVHPKFQTSWDYYDDPKPLIERLVNLAPNYKDFDFILTGGEPSLYFNNPILLSVLEHFYHKKIPLCVESNGSIFFEFSPILKELHFTLSVKLSFSLEEESKRINLKALQNILNNAKSVHFKFVLESQNAAQSIIEIQSLLKQLSLKNNEIFLMPLGTNNNELDKNLKTLAPLAIKHGFRLSDRLHIRLWDNQKGF, from the coding sequence ATGAAACTCCCGGTCGTTGAGAGCTTTTTTTCCTTACAAGGTGAAGGCCAAAGGATAGGCAAACCCAGTCTTTTTTTGCGCTTAGGGGGGTGTAACCTTTCATGCAAGGGCTTTAATTGTAAAACCTCATTGAATGATGAAATCCTAACAGGTTGCGATAGTTTGTATGCGGTGCATCCTAAATTCCAAACATCTTGGGATTATTATGATGATCCTAAACCCTTGATTGAACGATTAGTTAATTTAGCCCCTAATTATAAGGATTTTGATTTCATTCTTACAGGCGGGGAGCCAAGCTTGTATTTCAATAACCCTATTTTATTGAGCGTTTTAGAGCATTTCTACCATAAAAAAATCCCTTTATGTGTAGAGAGTAATGGTTCTATTTTTTTTGAATTTAGCCCTATTTTAAAAGAATTGCATTTCACCCTAAGCGTCAAACTCTCTTTTTCTTTGGAAGAAGAAAGCAAGCGGATCAACCTTAAAGCCTTGCAAAACATCTTAAATAATGCTAAAAGCGTGCATTTTAAATTTGTATTGGAGAGCCAAAACGCCGCTCAATCTATTATAGAAATTCAAAGCCTTTTGAAACAACTCTCCTTAAAAAATAATGAAATCTTTTTAATGCCCTTAGGCACAAATAACAACGAGCTAGATAAAAATCTAAAAACCCTAGCCCCCCTAGCCATAAAGCATGGTTTCAGGCTGAGCGATAGGCTTCATATCCGCTTGTGGGATAATCAAAAAGGGTTTTAA
- a CDS encoding GNAT family N-acetyltransferase, which translates to MTIKVFSPKYPTELEEFYAERIADNPLGFIQRLDLLPSISGFVQKLHEHGGEFFEMRENKKLIGICGLNHINQTEAELCKFHINSAYQSQGLGQKLYESVERYAFIKGYTKISLHVSKSQIKACNLYQKLGFTRIKEEDCVVELGEETLIFPTLFMEKILS; encoded by the coding sequence ATGACCATCAAAGTTTTTTCGCCCAAATACCCCACTGAATTAGAAGAATTTTATGCTGAGCGCATCGCTGATAACCCTTTAGGGTTTATCCAACGCTTGGATCTTTTGCCTAGCATTAGCGGGTTCGTTCAAAAATTGCACGAGCATGGCGGGGAATTTTTTGAAATGAGAGAGAATAAAAAGCTCATTGGGATTTGTGGGCTTAATCATATCAATCAAACAGAAGCCGAGCTGTGTAAATTCCATATAAATAGCGCTTATCAATCCCAAGGGTTGGGTCAAAAACTCTATGAGAGCGTGGAGCGATACGCTTTTATTAAAGGCTATACTAAAATCTCTTTGCATGTGAGCAAGAGTCAAATCAAAGCATGCAACCTCTATCAAAAACTGGGTTTTACGCGCATCAAAGAAGAGGATTGCGTGGTGGAGTTGGGCGAAGAGACTTTGATTTTCCCCACTCTTTTTATGGAAAAGATTCTGTCTTGA
- a CDS encoding outer membrane beta-barrel protein, which yields MFLKFCFSSASQSFRSPILGVNAKIGYQNYFNDFIGLAYYGIIKYNYAKASSEKVQQLSYGGGIDLLVDFITTYSNKNRG from the coding sequence TTGTTTTTAAAATTTTGTTTTTCAAGCGCTTCGCAAAGTTTTAGAAGCCCTATTTTAGGGGTTAACGCTAAAATAGGCTATCAAAACTACTTTAATGATTTTATAGGGTTGGCTTATTATGGCATCATCAAATACAATTACGCTAAAGCGAGCAGTGAGAAAGTCCAGCAATTGAGCTATGGCGGTGGGATAGATTTGTTGGTGGATTTCATCACCACTTACTCCAATAAAAATAGGGGTTAG